Proteins from a genomic interval of Croceicoccus naphthovorans:
- a CDS encoding DUF4139 domain-containing protein: protein MAGLNARTFALAGAALAITAPAFGQNDPTGQSQQGDVSVTIYNNNQALVQDVRQLSIAQGRSRIEFPDVSAQIRPETLSFVADGTTIIEQNFDFDLLTPGKLMEKAVGETITLIRTNPATGAETRERAKVLSVAGGTVVQIGDRIEVLRDDGLPVRAVFDKVPDNLRARPTLSVTVDSNRSGRRPVSLRYLTPGLGWAADYVALYDEARGTVDMQGWVTLTNNTGTTFQSVKTMLVAGNPQSEQSGYNRRGRGYAPPPPPPMRGDVERMGTESADRERLGDFYLYPLDERTTIANAQTKQVSFLDVSAVPASKVYARTVGWLQSDSDPVKASSEIAFSSSRQGGLGDALPAGTVRFYQRDARGTPQFIGENAIGHTPMGSRLSLRTGDAFDVSVQATVVSRTKIASEEYERSSKYRVITDGRVRTVEVQDAKEFYRTTMRYHFTNARAVPVTVDLTQSGLDRGWWSHDFRVVSEGIKGEQLDLNRRQWSVSVPANGEYDLTVVYETRY from the coding sequence GTGGCAGGACTAAACGCGAGAACCTTCGCATTGGCGGGCGCAGCGCTTGCCATCACCGCTCCGGCCTTTGGGCAGAACGACCCGACGGGGCAGAGCCAGCAAGGCGACGTTTCAGTCACGATCTACAACAACAATCAGGCGCTTGTGCAGGACGTTCGCCAGCTTTCGATCGCACAGGGCCGTAGCCGGATCGAGTTTCCAGACGTTTCCGCCCAGATCCGGCCCGAAACGCTCAGCTTCGTGGCCGACGGCACGACGATCATCGAACAGAACTTCGACTTCGACCTGCTGACCCCTGGCAAGTTGATGGAAAAGGCGGTGGGCGAGACGATCACCCTGATCCGCACCAACCCCGCCACCGGTGCGGAAACGCGTGAGCGGGCCAAGGTACTGTCGGTCGCGGGCGGCACGGTGGTGCAGATCGGCGACCGGATCGAAGTCTTGCGCGACGATGGCCTGCCGGTGCGCGCGGTGTTCGACAAGGTGCCAGACAATCTTCGCGCGCGCCCCACGCTGTCGGTAACGGTCGATTCGAACCGTTCGGGCCGTCGCCCGGTTTCCTTGCGCTATCTGACGCCGGGGCTTGGCTGGGCCGCCGATTATGTAGCGCTTTATGACGAGGCGCGCGGCACGGTCGACATGCAGGGCTGGGTCACGCTGACCAACAATACCGGCACTACCTTTCAGTCGGTGAAGACTATGCTGGTCGCGGGCAATCCGCAGAGCGAGCAGTCCGGCTACAACCGGCGCGGGCGCGGCTATGCGCCGCCCCCTCCCCCGCCGATGCGCGGAGATGTGGAGCGGATGGGCACCGAAAGTGCGGACCGTGAACGGCTGGGCGATTTCTATCTCTATCCGCTGGACGAACGCACCACGATCGCCAACGCGCAGACCAAGCAGGTCAGCTTCCTCGATGTGTCGGCGGTTCCGGCGAGCAAGGTCTATGCCCGCACCGTCGGCTGGTTGCAGAGCGATAGCGATCCGGTCAAGGCGTCGAGCGAGATCGCCTTCTCGTCCTCGCGCCAGGGCGGGTTGGGCGATGCGCTGCCCGCTGGCACCGTGCGCTTCTATCAACGCGACGCACGCGGCACACCGCAGTTCATCGGCGAGAACGCCATCGGCCACACCCCGATGGGCAGCCGCTTGTCTTTGCGCACAGGCGATGCCTTCGACGTGTCGGTGCAAGCGACCGTCGTGTCGCGCACCAAGATCGCGTCGGAGGAATACGAGCGATCCTCCAAATATCGCGTGATCACCGATGGGCGCGTTCGCACGGTCGAGGTGCAGGATGCCAAGGAATTCTACCGCACCACGATGCGCTATCACTTCACCAATGCGCGCGCCGTTCCGGTAACGGTGGACCTGACGCAATCGGGGCTCGATCGCGGCTGGTGGAGCCACGATTTCCGCGTGGTTAGCGAGGGGATCAAGGGCGAGCAACTTGATCTGAACCGCCGCCAGTGGTCGGTTTCGGTCCCCGCGAACGGCGAATACGACCTGACCGTCGTTTACGAGACGCGTTACTGA
- a CDS encoding DUF4139 domain-containing protein, producing MRPFPLIAAILLTGVAITPAQARTVVEASAPQDLSVTVYRDPNRNEGAMNVRWLNGFALISETRTVTLPPGESTIRFDGVAESMVAVSAIVTGLPGGTIEKNRNAEILSPASLVDGTLGNRVTITRTNPATGTEVSESAVVRTRADGGLVLQTREGYEAVRCAGIPERLTFDRVPTGLSPNPVYTVDTRSDAGGTHTVTLTYLAWGFDWSAHYIATLAEPEGRKRRLDLKAWLTVANSNGQTFENAELLAVAGKLEVQTNYRSEAQPPRGEPLRITCYPLGSTSAGIDIPPPPPPPAPPPMAMADAIVVTGMRKMEMAAAPVSMVADEMLEASEEGLGDLKLYRVPVSVDVAAQSQKQVAFLSLGNVEGHVVHRVSCQPGEFGERLADAVLRTDNTEDLGLGRALPAGGVTVFAPTAFGPLLLSEDTIEDRAVGQEVEVVLSAQTRVSAACSLKGEKIEDANLSDGKWHTLEADIANDTDETIEIEVGLGPAARWQVRKSSTKVAFQNGTQVLRQRIAAGGSKTLRWQVRYAPKAPAE from the coding sequence ATGCGGCCCTTTCCCCTGATCGCCGCCATCCTGTTGACCGGGGTGGCGATCACGCCGGCGCAGGCGCGCACGGTGGTCGAGGCTTCGGCCCCGCAGGACTTGTCCGTCACCGTTTATCGCGATCCGAACCGCAACGAAGGGGCGATGAATGTGCGTTGGCTCAACGGCTTTGCGCTCATTTCCGAAACGCGCACCGTCACGCTGCCCCCGGGCGAAAGCACGATCCGTTTCGACGGCGTGGCGGAAAGCATGGTCGCGGTTTCGGCCATCGTCACCGGCCTGCCCGGCGGCACGATCGAGAAGAACCGCAATGCCGAAATACTCTCACCCGCCTCGCTGGTGGACGGCACGTTGGGCAACCGCGTCACCATCACTCGCACCAACCCGGCGACCGGAACGGAAGTGAGCGAAAGCGCCGTCGTCCGCACCCGCGCCGACGGCGGCCTCGTGCTGCAAACACGGGAGGGATACGAAGCGGTGCGCTGTGCCGGAATCCCCGAGCGGCTGACCTTCGATCGGGTGCCCACTGGCTTGTCGCCCAACCCGGTCTATACCGTCGATACCCGTAGCGATGCGGGCGGAACGCATACCGTTACCCTGACCTACCTTGCATGGGGTTTCGACTGGAGCGCGCACTACATTGCAACGCTGGCCGAGCCGGAGGGCCGCAAGCGCAGGCTGGACCTGAAGGCGTGGCTGACCGTGGCGAACAGCAACGGACAGACGTTTGAGAACGCCGAACTGCTGGCCGTCGCGGGCAAGCTGGAAGTGCAGACGAACTATCGCAGCGAGGCGCAACCCCCGCGCGGAGAGCCGCTGCGGATCACATGCTATCCGCTGGGCAGCACGTCGGCGGGCATCGACATCCCACCGCCCCCACCGCCGCCCGCGCCCCCACCGATGGCGATGGCGGACGCGATTGTCGTGACCGGGATGCGCAAGATGGAGATGGCTGCCGCCCCGGTTTCCATGGTTGCCGACGAGATGCTGGAGGCCAGCGAAGAAGGCCTCGGCGACCTGAAACTCTATCGGGTGCCGGTTTCGGTCGACGTCGCGGCACAATCGCAAAAGCAGGTGGCCTTCCTGTCGCTGGGCAACGTCGAAGGGCATGTCGTCCACCGCGTTTCCTGCCAGCCGGGCGAGTTCGGAGAGCGGCTGGCAGATGCCGTCCTGCGCACCGACAATACCGAAGACCTCGGCCTTGGGCGCGCCCTGCCCGCTGGCGGCGTGACCGTGTTCGCACCCACCGCCTTTGGCCCTCTATTGCTGTCCGAAGATACCATCGAAGACCGCGCCGTGGGGCAAGAAGTGGAGGTCGTGCTCTCTGCCCAAACACGCGTCAGTGCCGCGTGTTCGCTCAAAGGCGAAAAGATCGAAGACGCGAACCTGAGCGACGGCAAGTGGCACACGCTGGAAGCGGACATCGCGAATGACACTGACGAAACCATCGAGATCGAGGTCGGCCTTGGCCCCGCCGCGCGGTGGCAAGTGCGCAAATCCTCTACCAAGGTTGCCTTTCAGAACGGCACGCAAGTGCTGCGCCAGCGGATCGCGGCGGGCGGCAGCAAGACGCTGCGCTGGCAGGTCCGCTACGCCCCCAAGGCCCCGGCGGAATAG
- a CDS encoding Lrp/AsnC family transcriptional regulator produces MSLDPFDRKIIAALQDDARMTVADIAERVSLSATPVSRRLKKLEEEGVIAGYAPLLDAKKLGFPLDAYLTINLQAHSDDIIDRFENAIQANPYVIACHAVTGEMDYLLHVTARDMEHLSQITLKTLVRIPGVRDVKSIVVLESIKKSRAVPIE; encoded by the coding sequence GTGTCCCTCGACCCTTTCGACCGCAAGATCATTGCCGCCTTGCAGGACGATGCCCGCATGACCGTGGCCGACATTGCAGAGCGGGTTTCGCTGTCCGCCACGCCCGTCAGCCGCCGGTTGAAAAAGCTGGAGGAAGAGGGCGTGATCGCCGGCTATGCTCCGCTACTCGATGCGAAGAAGCTGGGCTTTCCGCTCGATGCTTACCTGACCATCAACCTACAGGCGCACAGCGACGACATCATCGACCGGTTCGAGAATGCAATTCAGGCCAATCCCTATGTCATCGCCTGCCATGCCGTGACGGGCGAGATGGATTATCTGCTTCACGTCACGGCGCGCGACATGGAACATCTTTCCCAGATAACGCTCAAGACGCTGGTCCGTATCCCGGGCGTGCGCGACGTAAAGTCGATCGTCGTGTTGGAATCGATCAAGAAATCGCGGGCCGTGCCGATCGAATAG
- the phhA gene encoding phenylalanine 4-monooxygenase yields the protein MKKPGSANSDNELRGDYTAAGRDYVVPQDWDTYTPEMHDRWRRLHQRQSALAEKYASPQFLEGLGKLDCSYGVPRFEYANLVLGNATGWQLVAVPGFIPDAVFFDHLANRRFPVTRWLREESELDYLVEPDIFHDFFGHVPMLLDPHVADFLALYGKAGERAMEMDALPMLARIYWYTIEFGLIDTRHGLKAFGAGIVSSAGETVFSVTDPEVLRLNFDPVRIMNTAYKIDDFQANYFVLDSLKQLLSELVSLDFGPIYETWRDKAPIPAGTLRDGEKPWQGQLARKES from the coding sequence ATGAAAAAGCCCGGCTCAGCCAATAGCGACAACGAATTGCGCGGCGATTACACCGCAGCGGGGCGCGACTATGTCGTGCCGCAGGACTGGGACACCTACACCCCCGAAATGCACGACCGCTGGCGGCGACTGCACCAGCGGCAGAGCGCCTTGGCCGAGAAGTACGCTTCACCCCAATTCCTCGAAGGACTGGGCAAGCTCGATTGCTCTTACGGCGTACCGCGCTTCGAATATGCGAACTTGGTGCTGGGCAACGCGACCGGCTGGCAACTGGTGGCAGTGCCGGGATTCATTCCCGATGCGGTGTTCTTCGACCACCTCGCCAACCGCCGGTTCCCGGTTACCCGCTGGCTGCGCGAAGAGAGTGAGCTGGACTATCTGGTCGAGCCCGACATTTTTCACGACTTCTTCGGCCACGTCCCGATGTTGCTCGACCCGCATGTCGCCGATTTCCTTGCGCTTTATGGCAAGGCTGGGGAACGGGCAATGGAGATGGACGCGCTGCCCATGCTGGCGCGCATCTACTGGTACACCATCGAATTCGGACTGATCGACACTAGGCACGGCTTGAAGGCATTTGGCGCGGGCATCGTTTCCAGCGCGGGAGAAACCGTATTTTCGGTCACCGACCCCGAAGTGCTGCGCCTGAATTTCGATCCCGTGCGGATCATGAACACCGCTTACAAGATCGACGATTTCCAGGCGAACTACTTCGTTCTGGACAGCCTGAAACAACTGCTGAGCGAGCTGGTCTCGCTGGACTTCGGGCCGATCTACGAAACCTGGCGCGACAAGGCGCCGATTCCTGCCGGAACGCTGCGCGATGGCGAAAAACCGTGGCAGGGCCAGCTTGCAAGGAAAGAATCATGA
- the hppD gene encoding 4-hydroxyphenylpyruvate dioxygenase, with the protein MSDLFENPIGLDGFDFVEFSAPEKGVLEPVFEAMGFTKVARHRSKDVELWRQGDINLVTNYEPKSAAWYFSREHGASACGMGFRVRDAQKAYAELLARGAEPVETQTGPMELHIPAIRGIGNAIIYLTDRYDAGNGELSIYDIDFEYLPGVEPHPKGAGLDRIDHLTHNVYGGRMAYWATYYETLFNFREIRFFDIKGEYTGLTSKALTAPDGKIRIPLNEEGKSGGGQIEEFLRAYNGEGIQHIAFICDDLCATWDKLKTAGVPFMTAPPEAYYEMLEERLPGHGEPVGELQSRGILLDGTTEGGTPRLLLQIFAEAQVGPVFFEFIQRRGDEGFGEGNFKALFESMERDQVRRGALKVEEQA; encoded by the coding sequence ATGAGCGACCTTTTCGAAAACCCGATCGGCCTTGACGGCTTCGACTTCGTGGAATTCTCGGCGCCCGAAAAGGGCGTGCTGGAACCGGTGTTCGAAGCGATGGGCTTTACCAAGGTCGCGCGGCATCGTTCGAAGGACGTGGAACTCTGGCGGCAGGGCGACATCAACCTTGTCACCAATTACGAACCGAAAAGCGCAGCTTGGTATTTCAGCCGCGAACACGGCGCCAGCGCCTGCGGCATGGGCTTTCGCGTCCGCGATGCGCAAAAGGCCTATGCCGAATTGCTGGCGCGCGGGGCAGAGCCGGTCGAAACGCAGACCGGCCCGATGGAGCTGCACATCCCGGCGATCCGGGGCATCGGCAACGCGATCATCTACCTGACCGACCGCTATGACGCGGGGAACGGCGAGCTGTCGATCTACGACATCGATTTCGAATATCTGCCCGGCGTCGAACCGCATCCGAAGGGCGCGGGCCTCGACCGGATCGATCACCTGACGCACAACGTCTATGGCGGGCGCATGGCCTATTGGGCCACTTACTACGAGACGTTGTTCAACTTCCGCGAGATCCGCTTCTTCGATATCAAGGGCGAATATACTGGCCTGACCAGCAAGGCACTGACCGCGCCAGATGGCAAGATCCGCATTCCCCTGAACGAAGAAGGCAAGTCGGGCGGCGGCCAGATCGAGGAATTCCTGCGCGCCTACAACGGTGAAGGCATCCAGCATATTGCCTTCATCTGCGACGACCTTTGCGCGACGTGGGACAAACTGAAGACCGCAGGGGTGCCCTTCATGACCGCCCCGCCAGAAGCCTATTACGAAATGCTGGAAGAACGCCTTCCCGGCCACGGCGAACCTGTCGGCGAACTGCAATCGCGCGGTATCCTGCTGGACGGCACGACAGAGGGCGGCACACCCCGCCTTTTGCTCCAGATATTCGCCGAGGCGCAGGTCGGACCGGTGTTCTTCGAATTCATCCAGCGGCGCGGCGACGAAGGCTTTGGCGAGGGCAATTTCAAGGCCCTGTTCGAAAGCATGGAACGCGATCAGGTCCGTCGCGGCGCGCTGAAGGTGGAAGAACAGGCCTGA
- a CDS encoding mechanosensitive ion channel family protein, whose product MAQGLIQHLPTMAIALVIIILTWLVAKFATNIADRLTAKTTMRVSLKALVETVVKLTIWLTGLLIAATVVLPGLSAGGLVAGLGVGTVAIGFAFQDIFENFLAGVLIMLRDRMQIGDSIEVEGILGKVEHISLRETHIRQFTGELTICPNSMLFKNPVKILTEQPIRRWEVTVGVAYDTDLDHATQVIKQSLEGLEDVAEDKPIDVYVQSFGASSVDYMIRWWCGALPRDMFAIRDDILKRVKRGLEEADIEIPFPYITHTFKEPIPLLRDDRTEG is encoded by the coding sequence ATGGCCCAAGGCCTGATCCAGCACCTGCCGACGATGGCCATCGCGCTTGTCATCATCATCCTGACATGGCTGGTCGCGAAATTCGCCACCAACATTGCCGACCGCCTGACCGCCAAGACCACGATGCGCGTCAGCCTGAAGGCCCTGGTCGAAACGGTCGTGAAGCTGACCATCTGGCTGACCGGCCTGTTGATCGCGGCCACGGTTGTCTTGCCCGGCCTGTCCGCCGGGGGGCTTGTCGCAGGACTTGGCGTCGGCACCGTCGCCATCGGCTTTGCCTTTCAGGACATCTTCGAGAATTTCCTTGCCGGCGTGCTGATCATGCTGCGCGATCGGATGCAGATCGGCGATTCGATCGAGGTCGAAGGCATTCTGGGCAAGGTTGAACACATTTCCTTGCGCGAAACCCATATCCGCCAGTTCACGGGTGAGTTGACGATCTGCCCCAACTCGATGCTATTCAAGAACCCGGTCAAGATCCTGACCGAACAGCCGATCCGCCGCTGGGAAGTGACCGTCGGCGTGGCTTACGACACCGATCTGGACCACGCGACGCAGGTTATCAAGCAGTCGCTGGAAGGGCTGGAGGACGTGGCCGAGGACAAGCCCATCGACGTCTATGTCCAATCCTTCGGGGCGAGTTCGGTGGACTACATGATCCGCTGGTGGTGCGGCGCTCTGCCGCGCGACATGTTCGCGATCCGCGACGATATCCTGAAGCGGGTGAAGCGCGGGCTGGAAGAAGCGGATATCGAGATTCCGTTCCCCTATATCACGCACACCTTCAAGGAACCGATCCCGCTGCTGCGTGACGACCGGACCGAGGGCTAA
- a CDS encoding DUF2474 domain-containing protein, with protein MSEVESPLWKRLLWLVAIWGASVGALAAVAYVLRLWIAP; from the coding sequence ATGTCTGAGGTCGAGAGCCCCCTTTGGAAACGCCTGCTCTGGCTCGTCGCGATCTGGGGGGCGAGTGTTGGTGCGCTCGCCGCCGTGGCCTATGTCCTCAGGCTGTGGATCGCGCCTTAG
- the cydB gene encoding cytochrome d ubiquinol oxidase subunit II codes for MELTIVWAFIIAFAVFAYVVMDGFDLGIGVLFPTFKVGPERDMAMNSIAPVWDGNETWLVLGGGGLFAAFPLAYAIVLPATYPLIIAMLLGLVFRGVAFEFRWRDPRHRAFWDWAFTGGSLVAAMAQGMILGALLQGITVVNRAYAGSWFDWLTPYTLLTGVGTTAGYALLGATWLVWKLEGTAQDHAHKLAFRAMLATGVLMGAVSLYNLALRPEYRDRWLTAPEIWFTWPIPVLTAIAGLFLWRALAKRKEVAPFLLSLALFALGMAGLGLTMWPDVVPPDVTIFDAAAPERSQIFMLIGVGITMPLIIAYTGWAYYVFRGKVGAEGYH; via the coding sequence ATGGAACTGACGATCGTCTGGGCGTTCATCATCGCCTTCGCCGTTTTCGCCTATGTCGTGATGGACGGGTTCGATCTTGGCATCGGGGTGCTGTTCCCGACTTTCAAGGTGGGGCCGGAACGCGACATGGCGATGAATTCCATCGCGCCGGTATGGGATGGGAACGAGACCTGGCTCGTGCTGGGCGGCGGCGGGTTGTTCGCCGCGTTTCCGCTGGCCTACGCCATCGTCCTGCCCGCGACTTATCCCTTGATCATCGCGATGCTGCTGGGGCTGGTGTTCCGGGGCGTCGCGTTCGAATTTCGTTGGCGCGATCCGCGGCACCGGGCGTTCTGGGACTGGGCCTTTACCGGCGGCTCGCTGGTCGCCGCGATGGCGCAGGGCATGATCCTTGGCGCATTGTTACAGGGCATTACGGTTGTAAACCGCGCCTATGCGGGGTCGTGGTTCGATTGGCTGACGCCCTATACCCTGCTGACCGGGGTGGGGACGACGGCGGGCTATGCGCTGTTGGGAGCGACTTGGCTGGTGTGGAAGCTGGAAGGCACGGCGCAGGATCATGCGCACAAACTGGCATTTCGTGCCATGCTGGCGACCGGCGTGCTGATGGGGGCGGTGTCGCTTTATAACCTTGCCCTTCGCCCCGAGTATCGCGACCGCTGGCTGACCGCGCCGGAAATCTGGTTTACGTGGCCGATCCCGGTGCTGACCGCCATCGCGGGCCTGTTCTTGTGGCGTGCGCTGGCGAAGCGGAAAGAGGTCGCACCGTTCCTGCTAAGCCTTGCGCTGTTCGCGCTGGGCATGGCGGGGCTGGGCCTGACGATGTGGCCCGATGTCGTCCCGCCCGACGTAACGATCTTCGACGCCGCCGCGCCCGAACGCAGCCAGATTTTCATGCTGATCGGCGTGGGCATAACGATGCCGCTGATCATCGCCTATACCGGCTGGGCCTATTACGTGTTTCGCGGGAAGGTCGGGGCGGAGGGGTATCACTGA
- a CDS encoding cytochrome ubiquinol oxidase subunit I — MFDGLDAILLARAQFAFTVSFHFIFPAFSIGLASYLMVLEALWLKTGKALYLDLFKYWLKIFAVAFAMGVVSGIVMSYQFGTNWAVFSDKAGPVIGPLMAYEVLTAFFLEAGFLGVMLFGMEKVGKKIHFAATCMVALGTFISAFWILSVNSWMQTPTGYEIGANGQFLPGPSWWAIVFNPSFPYRLVHTVIAAYLTTAMAVGGVGAWHLLKDRTNAHARKMFSMAMWMAALVAPVQIFAGDVHGLNTLEHQPAKVMAMEGHYESHPDGAPLILFGIPDSDAGKVKYALQIPKLSSLILKHDLNAPMDGLDTVPPEDHPPVGVVFWAFRIMVGIGFAMLGLGLWSLLARYRKKLYDWALLHRAALVMGPSGFVAVIAGWFTTEVGRQPFTVYGLLRTADSASPLDAPAVAASLLAFVVIYFAVFGMGTWYILHLMGKAPHPHEAGVKRGMDGPIRTAGITPGPTQNPGQAEKLPDSDPTDGGPGQEGMG; from the coding sequence ATGTTCGACGGTCTCGACGCCATCCTTCTGGCCCGCGCGCAATTTGCGTTCACAGTCAGCTTCCACTTCATCTTCCCGGCCTTTTCCATCGGGCTGGCAAGTTATCTGATGGTGCTTGAAGCGCTGTGGCTGAAGACCGGCAAGGCGCTCTATCTCGACCTTTTCAAGTATTGGCTGAAGATATTTGCCGTCGCCTTTGCGATGGGCGTCGTGTCGGGCATCGTCATGTCATACCAGTTCGGCACGAACTGGGCGGTGTTCTCCGACAAGGCGGGGCCGGTGATCGGGCCGCTGATGGCGTACGAGGTTCTGACGGCGTTCTTCCTTGAGGCCGGTTTCCTTGGCGTCATGCTGTTCGGGATGGAGAAGGTGGGCAAGAAAATCCACTTCGCCGCGACCTGCATGGTGGCGCTCGGCACGTTCATTTCGGCGTTCTGGATTCTGTCGGTGAACAGTTGGATGCAGACGCCGACGGGCTATGAAATCGGCGCGAACGGGCAGTTCCTGCCGGGGCCGTCGTGGTGGGCCATCGTGTTCAATCCCAGCTTTCCCTATCGCCTCGTCCACACGGTGATCGCGGCCTATCTGACGACTGCGATGGCGGTAGGTGGGGTGGGCGCGTGGCATTTGCTGAAAGACCGCACCAACGCCCACGCGCGGAAAATGTTTTCAATGGCGATGTGGATGGCCGCGCTGGTCGCGCCGGTGCAGATTTTCGCGGGCGACGTGCATGGGCTCAACACGCTGGAGCATCAGCCGGCCAAAGTCATGGCGATGGAGGGGCATTACGAAAGCCACCCCGACGGCGCGCCGCTGATCCTGTTCGGCATTCCCGACAGCGATGCGGGCAAGGTGAAATACGCGCTGCAGATTCCGAAGCTGTCGTCGCTGATCCTCAAGCATGACCTGAACGCGCCGATGGATGGTCTGGACACCGTTCCGCCAGAGGATCACCCGCCGGTCGGCGTCGTGTTCTGGGCGTTTCGGATCATGGTCGGCATCGGGTTCGCGATGTTGGGGCTGGGGCTGTGGAGCCTGTTGGCGCGCTATCGCAAGAAGCTGTATGACTGGGCGCTGCTGCACCGCGCGGCGCTGGTGATGGGGCCTTCGGGTTTCGTCGCGGTGATCGCGGGCTGGTTCACGACCGAGGTGGGGCGTCAGCCGTTCACCGTCTATGGCCTGCTGCGCACCGCGGACAGCGCCAGCCCGCTCGATGCCCCCGCCGTCGCCGCATCGCTATTGGCCTTCGTCGTGATCTATTTCGCGGTGTTCGGCATGGGCACTTGGTACATCCTGCACCTGATGGGCAAAGCGCCGCACCCGCATGAGGCTGGGGTCAAGCGCGGGATGGACGGGCCGATCCGCACCGCCGGCATCACGCCGGGGCCGACGCAGAATCCGGGCCAGGCGGAAAAGCTGCCCGACAGCGACCCGACCGATGGCGGACCCGGCCAAGAGGGGATGGGCTGA
- a CDS encoding SulP family inorganic anion transporter, translating into MLTRYFPILDWGRRYDGDAFGSDLMAAVIVTIMLIPQSLAYALLAGLPPVVGLYASILPLVAYAVFGTSRTLAVGPVAVVSLMTASAAGAVAAQGTPEYLTAAITLAALSGVMLTVLGLLRLGFLANLLSHPVISGFITASGLLIATSQLKHILGVKAGGDNWPEMLGSLFGSIGDTNPYTLAIGVVAIGFLFWVRKGAKPALMKLGLKPRVADMVAKAGPVAAVVATILLVVAMNLADRGVKLVGAVPQGLPPFALPSLHPSLIAQLWVPALLISIIGFVESVSVAQTLAAKRRQRIAPDQELVGLGTANIASAVSGGYPVTGGFARSVVNFDAGAQTPAAGAYTAVGIALASLFLTPLLFFLPIATLAATIIVAVLSLVDLKTPRQLWTYSKGDFAAHIATIVVTLLEGVEIGVIVGVLVGLLLYLWKASRPHAAIVGRVPETQHFRNVDRHKVLTVPHVLSIRIDENLSYLNARWLEEYVLERVAERPELRHVILMCSAVNAIDASALESLEAINHRLADGGIRLHLSEVKGPVMDRLERSNLLHDLSGKVFLSQERAFSECALDDGSEAPATDADWARGMI; encoded by the coding sequence ATGCTGACCCGTTATTTCCCGATCCTCGACTGGGGGCGCCGGTACGACGGGGATGCTTTTGGCAGCGACCTGATGGCGGCGGTCATCGTCACCATCATGCTCATCCCGCAGAGCCTCGCCTATGCCTTGCTGGCGGGCCTGCCGCCGGTGGTTGGCCTCTACGCGTCGATCCTGCCGCTGGTCGCCTATGCGGTGTTCGGCACCAGCCGGACGCTGGCGGTGGGGCCGGTCGCGGTTGTCTCGTTGATGACTGCCAGCGCGGCGGGGGCAGTGGCGGCGCAGGGAACGCCCGAATACCTGACTGCGGCGATTACGCTGGCCGCGTTGTCTGGCGTGATGCTGACGGTGCTGGGGCTGTTGCGGCTGGGGTTTCTGGCCAATCTGCTGTCGCACCCGGTCATCTCGGGCTTCATCACCGCCAGCGGTTTGCTGATCGCGACCAGCCAGCTGAAGCACATTCTTGGCGTGAAGGCGGGCGGTGACAACTGGCCTGAAATGCTGGGCAGCCTGTTCGGCTCCATAGGAGATACCAATCCCTATACGCTGGCCATCGGGGTGGTGGCGATCGGCTTCCTGTTCTGGGTGCGCAAGGGCGCGAAGCCCGCTCTGATGAAGCTGGGCCTGAAGCCGCGCGTGGCAGACATGGTGGCCAAGGCTGGGCCGGTCGCGGCGGTGGTGGCGACGATCCTGCTGGTCGTGGCGATGAACCTAGCCGACCGGGGCGTGAAACTGGTCGGTGCGGTGCCGCAGGGGTTGCCGCCGTTTGCGCTGCCCTCATTGCACCCGTCGCTGATCGCGCAATTGTGGGTTCCGGCGCTGCTGATTTCGATCATCGGGTTCGTGGAATCGGTTTCGGTCGCGCAGACCCTGGCCGCCAAGCGCCGCCAGCGGATCGCGCCGGATCAGGAACTGGTCGGGCTGGGTACGGCCAACATCGCCAGCGCCGTTTCGGGCGGCTATCCGGTGACCGGCGGATTCGCCCGGTCGGTCGTCAACTTCGACGCGGGCGCGCAGACCCCCGCGGCGGGGGCATATACGGCGGTCGGCATCGCGCTGGCCTCGTTGTTCCTGACGCCGCTGCTGTTCTTCCTGCCCATCGCCACGTTGGCGGCCACTATTATCGTTGCGGTGCTCAGTCTGGTTGACCTGAAGACGCCGCGGCAGCTCTGGACGTATTCGAAGGGCGACTTCGCGGCGCACATCGCCACAATCGTCGTCACCTTGCTCGAAGGGGTGGAGATCGGCGTGATCGTCGGCGTTCTGGTCGGCCTGTTGCTCTACCTGTGGAAAGCATCGCGCCCCCATGCGGCCATTGTCGGGCGGGTGCCGGAAACGCAGCATTTCCGCAATGTCGACCGGCACAAGGTGCTGACCGTGCCGCACGTCCTGTCGATCCGCATTGATGAGAACCTGTCCTACCTCAACGCGCGCTGGCTGGAGGAATACGTGCTGGAACGCGTGGCCGAACGCCCCGAATTGCGACACGTGATCCTGATGTGCAGCGCGGTGAACGCCATCGATGCCTCGGCTTTGGAAAGCCTCGAGGCGATCAACCACCGCCTTGCCGATGGCGGCATCCGGCTGCACTTGTCCGAAGTGAAAGGCCCGGTGATGGACCGGCTCGAACGCAGTAACCTGCTGCACGATCTGTCGGGCAAGGTCTTCCTGTCGCAGGAACGGGCGTTCAGCGAATGCGCATTGGATGACGGCAGCGAAGCGCCAGCCACCGACGCGGACTGGGCGCGCGGCATGATCTGA